Proteins encoded together in one Nocardioides marinisabuli window:
- a CDS encoding HAD-IC family P-type ATPase — protein MAGRRPLVLTGLQAMLDPPRDTAAAAVRSCREAGIEVKMITGDHAGTAVSVARQVGLLDGDGDGDAVLSGAEVEALDDDVVGEAVERASVFARVSPGQKLRIVEALQARRHVVAMTGDGVNDAPALKRADVGVAMGRSGTEVAKDAGDVVLTDDDFATIEAAVEEGRGVFDNITKFIVWTLPTNMGEGLVILVAILLGTSLPILPTQILWINMTTAVALGLMLAFEPKEDGIMTRPPRDPRRSLLSAPVVLRTLLVSALLVVGSRWVFDHELAQGASLEVSRTAAINVFVTVEAFYLFSCRSLVRPLWRSGLLGNRWLLVGVAVQVVLQAALTYLPAMNALFHTAPIDAGVWLRIVLVAVAAAVVVELDKLRWRRSAATARP, from the coding sequence GTGGCGGGCCGGCGCCCGCTCGTCCTCACCGGGCTGCAGGCCATGCTCGACCCGCCCCGGGACACCGCCGCGGCGGCGGTGCGCAGCTGCCGCGAGGCCGGCATCGAGGTCAAGATGATCACCGGCGACCACGCCGGCACCGCGGTCTCCGTCGCCCGGCAGGTCGGCCTCCTTGACGGCGACGGCGACGGCGACGCCGTGCTGAGCGGGGCCGAGGTCGAGGCGTTGGACGACGATGTCGTCGGTGAGGCGGTGGAGCGGGCGTCGGTCTTCGCGCGGGTGAGCCCGGGCCAGAAGTTGCGCATCGTCGAGGCGCTGCAGGCCCGCCGGCACGTGGTGGCGATGACCGGCGACGGCGTCAACGACGCCCCGGCCCTCAAGCGGGCCGACGTGGGGGTCGCGATGGGCCGCAGCGGCACCGAGGTGGCCAAGGACGCGGGCGACGTGGTGCTCACCGACGACGACTTCGCGACCATCGAGGCCGCGGTCGAGGAGGGGCGCGGGGTCTTCGACAACATCACCAAGTTCATCGTCTGGACGCTGCCCACCAACATGGGGGAGGGCCTGGTGATCCTGGTGGCGATCCTGCTCGGGACCAGCCTGCCGATCCTGCCGACGCAGATCCTGTGGATCAACATGACCACCGCGGTGGCGCTCGGGCTGATGCTGGCCTTCGAGCCGAAGGAGGACGGCATCATGACCCGTCCACCCCGCGACCCGCGCCGCTCGCTGCTCAGCGCCCCGGTGGTGCTGCGCACGCTGCTGGTCTCGGCGCTGCTGGTGGTCGGCTCGCGGTGGGTCTTCGACCACGAGCTGGCCCAGGGCGCGTCGCTGGAGGTCAGCCGCACCGCGGCGATCAACGTCTTCGTCACCGTGGAGGCCTTCTACCTCTTCAGCTGCCGCTCCCTGGTGCGCCCGCTGTGGCGCAGCGGCCTGCTCGGCAACCGGTGGCTGCTGGTCGGGGTCGCGGTGCAGGTCGTGCTGCAGGCCGCCCTGACCTACCTCCCGGCCATGAATGCCCTCTTCCACACCGCCCCCATCGACGCGGGGGTGTGGCTGCGGATCGTGCTGGTCGCGGTCGCGGCCGCCGTCGTCGTCGAGCTCGACAAGCTGAGGTGGCGGCGCTCCGCGGCCACCGCCCGGCCTTGA